A single genomic interval of Microbacterium sp. LWO14-1.2 harbors:
- the coaBC gene encoding bifunctional phosphopantothenoylcysteine decarboxylase/phosphopantothenate--cysteine ligase CoaBC — MNIVVGVTGGIAAYKTVHLVRLLTKAGHDVTVVPTEDALRFVGLPTWEAISRHPVTTSVHDDVARVRHVALGQNADLVVVAPATANSIAKITAGIADDLLGTTLLATEAPVLLAPAMHTEMWRNAATQANIATLVSRGVHLVGPAEGELAGGDSGPGRMAEPEQILAAALELLAPRDLDGLRVVVSAGGTREPIDPVRFLGNRSSGRQGVALAAEAAARGAAVTLVAANVSRDVLGEARHPSIGVVPVGTAAELAAAMRHASADADVVVMAAAVADYRPASVSDQKVTKELGGLSSIELVETEDVVAALSAARGQGRAPAGQTIVAFAAETSESSDERLDRARRKRERKGVELLAVNLANAGHGFEVGHNAVEIVGDGGAVVASAEGTKRQVARTILDAVVAVR, encoded by the coding sequence GTGAACATCGTCGTGGGAGTCACCGGAGGAATCGCCGCCTACAAGACAGTGCACCTCGTGCGACTGCTCACGAAGGCCGGGCACGACGTCACGGTCGTGCCGACGGAGGACGCGCTGCGCTTCGTGGGGCTGCCGACGTGGGAGGCCATCAGTCGGCACCCCGTCACGACGAGCGTCCACGACGACGTCGCCCGCGTCCGCCACGTCGCGCTCGGGCAGAACGCCGACCTCGTCGTCGTCGCCCCCGCCACGGCGAACTCGATCGCGAAGATCACCGCGGGCATCGCCGACGACCTGCTCGGCACCACGCTTCTCGCGACCGAGGCCCCCGTGCTGCTCGCGCCCGCCATGCACACCGAGATGTGGCGCAACGCCGCGACGCAGGCGAACATCGCGACCCTGGTGAGCCGAGGCGTGCACCTCGTCGGCCCCGCGGAGGGCGAGCTCGCCGGCGGCGACAGCGGTCCGGGGCGCATGGCCGAGCCGGAGCAGATCCTCGCCGCGGCCCTCGAGCTCCTCGCACCGCGCGACCTCGACGGACTCCGGGTCGTCGTGTCGGCGGGCGGCACGCGCGAGCCCATCGACCCTGTCCGCTTCCTCGGCAACCGCTCCAGCGGGCGGCAGGGCGTCGCGCTCGCCGCCGAGGCCGCCGCGCGCGGCGCCGCCGTGACGCTCGTCGCCGCGAACGTCTCGCGCGATGTGCTGGGCGAGGCGCGGCATCCGTCGATCGGTGTCGTGCCCGTCGGCACGGCCGCCGAGCTCGCTGCGGCCATGAGGCACGCGAGCGCCGACGCCGATGTCGTCGTGATGGCGGCGGCGGTCGCCGACTACCGGCCCGCGTCGGTGTCGGACCAGAAGGTCACGAAGGAGCTCGGCGGGCTGAGCAGCATCGAGCTCGTCGAGACCGAGGATGTCGTGGCGGCGCTGTCCGCCGCCCGCGGCCAGGGGAGGGCGCCCGCAGGTCAGACGATCGTGGCGTTCGCTGCGGAGACCTCGGAGAGCTCGGACGAGCGCCTCGACCGAGCCCGCCGCAAGCGGGAGCGCAAGGGTGTCGAGCTGCTCGCGGTCAACCTCGCGAACGCCGGTCACGGGTTCGAGGTGGGCCACAACGCGGTCGAGATCGTCGGTGACGGCGGGGCGGTCGTCGCCTCGGCGGAGGGCACGAAACGCCAGGTCGCGCGGACGATCCTGGACGCCGTCGTCGCCGTGCGCTAA
- a CDS encoding helix-turn-helix domain-containing protein, with protein MKTVACVIHDGFSPFEFGVACEAFGLDRTDSGVPNFDFRVVAPQPGAVASTMGFSVNVEHDLSFAYEADLVVFCPVPRSSWTSVDERLIDLARDAVARDAWVLTVCSGSFILAAAGVLDGRRATTHWRYSDVMADMYPQIDIDPDVLFVQDGRIITSAGTAAGIDACLHLLRLELGAELTNRIARRMVVPPQRDGGQAQFIDRPIPVVPNDSLAAVADWAVEHLTEDLGVDQLAARALMSPRTFARRFKAEYGATPAAWLARQRVLHAQRMLERSDLPLDRIAEECGFGSAAVLRQNFARVLGTTPTAYRARFSCTDPETSAA; from the coding sequence ATGAAGACCGTAGCCTGCGTGATCCACGACGGGTTCTCCCCCTTCGAGTTCGGTGTCGCCTGCGAGGCGTTCGGACTCGACCGCACGGACTCCGGAGTGCCGAACTTCGACTTCCGGGTCGTCGCGCCGCAGCCCGGCGCCGTGGCGTCGACGATGGGGTTCTCCGTCAACGTCGAGCATGACCTGTCCTTCGCGTACGAGGCCGATCTCGTGGTCTTCTGCCCGGTTCCCCGGTCGTCCTGGACGTCCGTCGACGAGCGGCTGATCGATCTCGCCCGCGACGCCGTGGCGCGCGACGCCTGGGTGCTGACCGTCTGCAGCGGATCGTTCATCCTCGCCGCGGCCGGTGTGCTCGACGGTCGCCGCGCGACGACGCACTGGCGCTACTCCGACGTGATGGCCGACATGTACCCGCAGATCGACATCGACCCGGACGTGCTCTTCGTGCAGGACGGTCGCATCATCACGAGCGCAGGCACGGCCGCCGGCATCGACGCCTGCCTGCACCTGCTGCGTCTCGAGCTCGGCGCCGAGCTCACCAACCGCATCGCACGCCGCATGGTCGTGCCGCCGCAGCGCGACGGCGGACAGGCGCAGTTCATCGACCGTCCGATCCCCGTGGTTCCGAACGACTCGCTCGCGGCCGTGGCCGACTGGGCGGTCGAGCACCTCACCGAAGACCTCGGCGTCGACCAGCTCGCCGCCCGCGCGTTGATGTCGCCGCGCACCTTCGCCCGCCGCTTCAAGGCCGAGTACGGGGCGACGCCCGCCGCATGGCTCGCCAGGCAGCGGGTGCTGCATGCGCAGCGGATGCTGGAGCGCAGCGACCTGCCGCTCGACCGCATCGCGGAGGAGTGCGGGTTCGGCTCGGCGGCCGTCCTGCGGCAGAACTTCGCCAGGGTGCTGGGCACGACGCCGACCGCGTATCGCGCGCGGTTCTCGTGCACCGACCCCGAGACGTCGGCGGCCTGA
- a CDS encoding glycosyltransferase — MHVVFFGDQHLDSLGGAQVSMRLQHEFLERAGHTVTVVAPRMHGPRAARTPDPANVDLPSIPITVDREYSMTWPGRATDRALDRALTRRPPVDLVHVQADFWGAFIGHRYAARHGIPVVHTMHNRVDVGIAAVTPLHRPVLTVLNAWRRLALRGVVAPVGGSDGWAFLRGLASGADAVTAPSTHFARRLEEHGVFSPVDVVWNGIDDDIREQTLAAAPAQREPGRPRFVWLGRMSPEKRLLPFLEAFVESGVDADLEIIGGGAQRAAAEKIVAALPHVRFAGRLGYPQTLARIAAADALVQTSIGFETQGMTPFEAATLGTPSIISDPDIAAELGGGLWAVPGAAGTEAQRSAGLVETLQRAASDIASGIAPVPSREVAEAFRQSSRTAAMVEVYERVLAQ, encoded by the coding sequence ATGCACGTCGTCTTCTTCGGCGATCAGCACCTGGACTCCCTCGGCGGCGCCCAGGTGTCGATGCGGCTGCAGCACGAGTTCCTCGAACGCGCCGGTCACACCGTCACGGTCGTCGCGCCGCGCATGCACGGTCCCCGCGCCGCGCGCACGCCCGACCCCGCGAACGTCGACCTGCCGTCGATACCGATCACCGTCGACCGCGAGTACTCGATGACGTGGCCGGGGCGGGCGACCGACCGCGCGCTCGACCGCGCGCTCACCCGCCGGCCCCCGGTCGACCTCGTGCACGTGCAGGCCGACTTCTGGGGAGCCTTCATCGGGCACCGCTACGCGGCTCGCCACGGCATCCCCGTCGTGCACACCATGCACAACCGCGTGGACGTCGGCATCGCCGCCGTGACGCCGCTGCACCGGCCGGTCCTCACGGTGCTCAACGCGTGGCGACGCCTCGCCCTCCGCGGAGTCGTCGCACCCGTCGGCGGCTCGGACGGCTGGGCGTTCCTGCGCGGACTCGCGAGTGGCGCGGATGCCGTCACCGCGCCGTCGACCCACTTCGCCCGCCGACTCGAAGAGCACGGTGTCTTCTCGCCGGTCGACGTCGTGTGGAACGGCATCGACGACGACATCCGAGAGCAGACCCTCGCCGCCGCGCCCGCGCAGCGCGAACCCGGGCGCCCGCGGTTCGTATGGCTCGGGCGCATGAGTCCGGAGAAGCGTCTGCTGCCGTTCCTCGAGGCTTTCGTCGAGTCGGGTGTCGACGCCGACCTGGAGATCATCGGCGGCGGCGCGCAGCGCGCGGCGGCCGAGAAGATCGTCGCCGCGCTGCCGCACGTCCGGTTCGCCGGCCGACTCGGCTACCCGCAGACGCTCGCCCGCATCGCCGCGGCCGACGCGCTCGTCCAGACGTCGATCGGGTTCGAGACGCAGGGCATGACGCCGTTCGAGGCAGCGACCCTCGGCACGCCGTCGATCATCAGCGATCCCGACATCGCCGCCGAACTCGGGGGCGGGCTGTGGGCCGTCCCCGGTGCGGCGGGCACCGAAGCGCAGCGCAGCGCAGGATTGGTCGAGACGCTGCAGCGCGCGGCATCCGACATCGCCTCGGGGATCGCCCCCGTGCCGTCACGCGAGGTCGCCGAGGCCTTCCGCCAGTCATCGAGGACCGCCGCGATGGTCGAGGTCTACGAACGCGTGCTCGCTCAGTAG
- a CDS encoding NRDE family protein has translation MCTVVIDVEDAANARLLAVRDEDPQRAWDAPGEWWPDRYPGVSGIRDRRAGGAWLAVNPAERRLAVLLNRADIADLPDDLAQSRGSLVLESVTGRSPEAPLPMHGFNLLEVRPEGARVLSWDGVELRERPVDPGIHMIAHDDLDDPQTPRIATWLPEFRALGPAADSSDWAADWIALLGVSARLDPEDDRAIIRDNRPYGFPTQSLLYSTAAVTPQGIDLGYRALPSPGHWE, from the coding sequence GTGTGCACGGTGGTGATCGACGTCGAGGATGCCGCGAACGCCCGACTCCTCGCGGTGCGCGACGAGGATCCGCAGCGGGCATGGGATGCTCCGGGCGAATGGTGGCCGGATCGGTATCCCGGCGTCTCGGGGATCCGCGACCGGCGGGCCGGCGGCGCCTGGCTGGCCGTGAACCCCGCCGAGCGCCGACTCGCCGTGCTGCTGAACCGCGCTGACATCGCCGACCTGCCCGACGACCTCGCGCAGTCGCGCGGCTCCCTCGTGCTGGAGTCGGTGACCGGCCGCTCCCCCGAGGCACCGCTGCCCATGCACGGCTTCAATCTGCTGGAGGTGCGCCCCGAGGGCGCGCGCGTGCTGAGCTGGGACGGCGTCGAGTTGCGCGAGAGGCCCGTCGATCCCGGCATCCACATGATCGCGCACGACGACCTCGACGATCCGCAGACACCGCGCATCGCGACGTGGCTGCCCGAGTTCCGCGCGCTGGGCCCGGCCGCCGACAGCTCCGACTGGGCGGCGGACTGGATCGCCCTGCTCGGGGTCTCCGCACGGCTGGACCCCGAAGACGATCGGGCGATCATCCGCGACAACCGACCGTATGGCTTCCCGACGCAGTCGCTGCTCTACTCGACCGCCGCCGTGACGCCGCAGGGGATCGACCTCGGCTACCGGGCGCTGCCGAGCCCCGGCCACTGGGAGTAG